The window AGAATCGATCCCCGTGGACGTCGCCTCCCATCTGCATCTCGACAAGAACTTCCCGGCGGGCTACTACGTCACGGAAATCATGCGGGACCTCCGGCCACAGCTTGAGCAGGGACGCAGCCTGCAGCTCAGCGAGAGCCGCCTTTCCAGCGCCGAGGAAATCGCCCGGCTGGGAAGTTGGGTATGGGATTTCGGGTCTGATTCCGTCAAATGGTCGCGGGGGCTCTACCAGCTTTACGGAATGCAGCCCGGCAGCGGTGAGGAATCCCCCAATACCTGGTTCGCGACGCTGCATCCGGAGGATCATGACCGCGTCGCAGAGATCTGCGCGCGGGTGGCCGAGGGAGGCGGCGTCCTCGATGTGGTGTGCCGTTCCAGCCGCGCCGACGGTACCCAGATGGTGGTCCATAGCCGGGGCGAGATAGTCCATGAACCCGGCGCTCCGCGGGTCATGGTGGGCACCTTGCTGGACATCACAGAGCAGCATGCCGCCTTCGCGGCCGTGCAGCGGAGTGAGGAACTGACCCGGCGGATCCTGGAATCCGCAGGCGAGGCTTACCTGCAGTTCAGCGCGGCGGGACTGGTCACCGAATGGAACAGCCAGGCCGAGAAAACGTTCGGGTGGTCCCGGGCTGAGGCGATAGGCCAGCCTTTGCTTTCCCTGGTCTTAGGGGCAGGGGAACGGGGATCCTTTGAACGGCTGCTCGGCCTGGCCAGTGGATCTGACGAAGCACGGAAGCCTACAGAGCACTTTGAACATCCGATGCTTCACCGCTCGGGCCAGGCCTTTCCCGCTGAAGTAACCACCTGGACCACCGCCGACGGCGAGAACTCCGTTTTTAGTTGCACGATCCGCGATATCAGCGAACGGCACGCTGCTGAGCGGGTCAAGAATGAGTTCATCTCGGTGGTGGGCCATGAGCTGCGGACGCCCCTGACGTCCATCCACGGGGCATTGGGACTGCTGCGGGCTGGTCTGCTGGGCGAACTGAACCCCCGAGGAAAGCAGATGGTGGATATCGCGGCCCACAACACAGACCGTCTGGTCCGCCTGATCAATGACATCCTGGATATCGAGCGGCTCAATTCCGGCCAGGTGGCCCTGGAGGTCCAGGCAACGGATATCGCCGTCCTGGCTGAACGGTCCATGGAAGTGATGCGGTCCATGGCCGACGGCGCCGGGGTGCACCTGACGCTCGATGCCCGCCCCGCCGTCCACCTGGTCGACCCGGATCGAATCGAACAGACCATAACCAACCTGCTCAGCAACGCCATCAAGTTCTCGCCCGCCGGTGCGGAGGTCCGGTTGGTGGTCCGTATGGAGGCGGGCGGGCTCACCATTGAAGTCCGCGACCAGGGCCGCGGTATTCCCGCCGAAGACCTGGAGCGGATCTTCGACCGTTTCCAACAGGTGGATGGCTCGGATGCCCGGGAGAAGGGCGGAACGGGCCTGGGCCTGGCTATTTGCCGCACCATCGCGGAACAGCACGGCGGCCGGATCTGGGCTGAAAGCGGCCCTGGCTGCGGTGCAACGCTCACCATGACGTTGCCGGACTCCTACGCCGTGGGCCTGGAGGCGGGGGCAGAGGCGCCCAGCGGGCCGAAGATCGTTGTCTGCAGCGAGGACGCGTCGGTACGGGCCCGTATCGTGGAGATGCTTCTGCCGCACGGCTATGAACCGATCGAGGTGACTTCCGTCGCCAGGCTGCTCGACGAGTCGCTCCAGCACGGCCCCTCCGTCATCCTGCTCGAACAAAGGACCCCCAAGGTGGCCAACTGGGAGGCTGTCGTGGGCCTGCGCGAGCATCCCGGGACCCGGGACATCCCCGTGGTCCTCCTGAGCTTCGACGGTGACAAGTTTTTGGCTGAATCTGACGATCTCACTTGCGTGGACGAACCATTGGACACGGCTGGGCTGTTGACCGCCGTCGGAGAGGCCCTCGGTAAGCGGGGTATGGGACCGAAGTTGCTGCTCGTGGAGGACGACGCGGGTTTGGCCGCCGTCCTGACGGAGGGATTCCGCCAGCTAGGCATCGAGGTCCATCACGCGCCCACCGCCCGGCAAGCCCTGGCGATGTGCGCCCACATCGTCCCTGACCTGGTGGTGCTTGACCTTCAGCTGCCAGACCAGGACGGTTTCGCGGTGGTGGCTCAGCTGCGCCGGGACGCGCGCCTGAGCAGTGTGCCGTTGGCTGTTTACAGCGCCCGTGACCTCAGCGAGTCGGACCGGAAACGGTTGCGTCTCGGGAAAACCGGGTTCTTTACCAAGGGACGGGTCACCCCGGATGAGTTCGAACAGTACGTGATGAACCTGCTCGGTCATCTGACCGATGACGCAAAGGTAGTGACCCATGGATAGCCCCCGAAGCATCCTCCTGATTGACGACGACCCAAGCATCCGGGAAGTTGCCCGCACCGTGCTCGAAATGGTGGGCGGATACGACGTCGAAACAGCTGCCTCCGGGCTGGAAGGCCTCAAGAAGGCGCGCACCAGTCCGCCGGATGCAATCGTGCTGGACGTCATGATGCCCGGGTTGGACGGGCCGGGCACCTTTGCCCTGCTGCAGGAGCACCCGGAAACGCGCGACGTGCCGGTCATCCTCCTGACTGCAAAGACCCAGGCGGCCGACCGCAGCCGGTTTGCCGCTCTTGGAGTAGCCGGCATGCTCCCGAAACCCTTCGACCCCATGACGCTGTGTGACCAGATAGCGGGCATTCTGGGCTGGAAATCATGAACGGCGCACAGCCAGGCGTCAGGATTGACCCGACGTCGGTGATCAGGACCATCTGGAACAACAACCGCGATGAGGTGCTGGCCCGCGTGGCTGCGCTCGAGGATGCGGTGGCGGGCATCGTTGAAGGGCGGTTGTCCCCGGAGGACCGCGTTGCCGCCGAAGCTCAGGCCCACAAGCTCGCCGGTGCCGCCGGCACCTTCGGCTTCGGGCGGGCTTCCGAGGCGGCCCGCACGCTGGAGGGGATCCTGGCGGGAACGAGCCCTATCCCCTTTGACCGGACCCTTGTAGCCACTGACGCGGTGGTGACCCTCCGGGGAGACCTTAGCCAAGACCCGGCGCCCGCTGCGGACGCCACGGTGGACCACTCTTCGAAGTCAGGACCGGCAATCCCGGCGGGCCAGTCTGCTGCTGCCACCACCGCGGCTGCCCTTTTGGCCATCGCGGTGACCGGCCGGGGGCGCCGGAATCAGTTGGCAGCGGCTGCCACCGACCGCGGTTTCCACTCCGTGACCATCGGTACACACAGCTGGCTGCCGCAGGAGGGGCCCCCGCCCGTTGCCGCACTGATCGACCTTCGGGAGGGTGATGGCAGCCTTGACCTGATAGCGCGCCTGGCCGCGCTGGATCCTCCCGTTCCCTCGCTGGCTCTGACGCCGTCCGACGCACCCTGCGACCGGGTTTCTGCGGCGCGCGCGGGAGCCCTAGGATTCCTCAGCGCTGAGGCGTCCGCCGATGAGCTGTTCAGCGCGGTTCAGGACCTGCTTGCACCTCCCCGTTCCCCCGAAAGCACAGCGCTGATCCTCGACCACGTGCCGGCTGGCGTGTCCTCGGTGCGAGCCGCCCTGGAGGACGCGGGGCTGGGCGTGGTGGGGCTGACGGACCCGGCGCAGTTTTGGGAAGTGTTGGAGGAGAAGCAACCGGACCTGGTGATCCTCGAATCGGGTCTGCCCGGGGCCGGCGGAGCGGAACTGTGCCGGGTACTCCGCAGCGACGTAAGATGGGCAACCCTGCCGGTGCTCCTGTTGACGGCGGACGACGATGCGGCCACCGTGGCCGCCCTCTTCAACGCCGGCGCGGACGACGTCATGGCACGGCCATTCGTCGGCACCGACCTGGCGGGGCGTGTCCTGAACCGGCTGAAACGCACGCGGGCGCTCCGGGCCGCAGTGCTGGCAGGTCCTGACGCGGCTGCGCTTGCGGCCGGCCGGGCCGCCAGGCCCGCGGCCAAAAATGATGCCGCCGATTACGATGTGGACGTTGCGGTCGTTGAAGACGATCCGCTGCTCGCGGAGCTGCTCAGGCATGCCTTGACGACGCGCGGCTACCGGCTGCGGCTCTTCACCGACGGGCAGGCTGCAGCGGGCGAGCTGACGGGCAGCCCGCCCGCGCTGCGGCCGCGCGTCGTCCTGCTCGACGTCGACCTGCCTGTCCTCAACGGGTTCGGTGTGCTGCGGCAGATGGCGAGCACGGGCCACCTTGCTGGTACGCGCGTGATCATGCTGACCGCGCACTCCAGCGAGACGGAGATCGTCAATGCCTTGGAACTGGGTGCATTCGACCACGTCGCCAAACCGTTCAGCCTGCCGGTGTTGATGCAACGCGTACGCCGGGCACTGGGAGAGTGACATGCAGCTGCACGACTTTCTGACCGGTGTTCTGCTCGCCGAAGCCGTGATCCTCGGTGCCGGGCTGAGCCTCATCCTCGGCCATGCTGTGTTCGAACGGGTCCGCGCCGCGCGGCTGCGGCCCGCAGTGCGTGTCAGTATCGACACTTTGGCCCGGGTTCTGGGCGGCGACCCGGAGTGTCCTGCCCTTCCAAGGCTTCCGCTGGACAAGGCAATCGAAGTAGTAGCCCAAGCAACGCGCAGCGTCGACGACGTGGGCCGGGCACGACTTGCCGAGCTGCCCGCGTACGCGGAGCTGGCGCAGCGCTCCGCGCGCTGGTGCACCAGCGCCCGATGGCCCCGCCGCCTCCAGGGCGTCCGGTTGCTGCTCATCCTGGGCGCCGGCGAGGCCACCTTCCCCCGATTGCTCGATGACCCCCGTCCGGAAGTGCGCAGCGCCGCGGCCGCCGGCGCGGCGAACCATCCAAGCCCGCACGTTACCGCCAGGCTGGTCCGGATGCTCAGCGACGAGGCTCTCGCCTGCCGGATAACTGCCCAAGGCGCCCTGATCCGGATGGGCAGCCATGCTGTGCCCGCACTCATCAGCCACTTGGCCGAAGAGGCCCCGGCCTCCTTGGCAACCGTGCTCCGCATCGCCTCCCGCGTCCACGACTCCACCCTGACGGGTCCGGCGCTGGCGCACCGGCATCACAGTGATCCAGCGGTTCGGGCCGCCGTCGCTCAGGTGATCGCTTCCGGTGGCGGAACCGACGGCGTCGAGGCGCTGGAAGGGTCCCTCACTGACCCCGCGGCCGCGGTACGGGCCACGGCTGCGGACGGGTTGGGCGGCATGGGGCACTGGCCAAGCTCACCCCTGCTCGCCGAGAGGCTGGGCGATCCAGCCTGGGAAGTGCGCCGCGCAGCCGGCCTGGCGCTCGCCCGGCTCGGCACCCCCGGTCAGCTGTACCTTCAGCGGGCACTTCATAGCACGGACCGGTTCGCGCAGGACATGGCCCGGCAGGTACTGGACCGCGCCAGCCCTGGCTACCGGGCCCCGGAACCGGTCACGCCGGAAGAGTTCGCCGATAACAAGCAGGAGATCACATGATCCTCGACTTCGTCACCACGGTCCTGGCAGGTTTTGCCTGGGCGGTGTTCGCCTATTTCATTGTGGTCAACGGTTGCCAGACCGCCCTTTTGATCAGCGCCACGGCGGCCATGCGCCGTCACAGGCAGCGGGTATGGCAAGAAGACAGGGCGGGCCTGCTCGGGTCCGCCGTGACACCGACCATCAGCGCCCTCGCGCCCGCGTACAACGAGGAAGCGAACGTGGCTGAAAGCGTCCACGCGCTGATGATGCTCCAGTACCCGGCGCTGGAGGTAGTGCTCATCAATGACGGCTCCGGAGACTCGACCCTCGACGTACTCATCCGCACCTTCGACCTGTACCCAATCCACCCGATTTTCCGCAACCAGGTGCAGTCCCAGCCGGTCCGCGGCCTCTACCGCTCAAAAATCCATCCCCAACTGCTGGTGGTGGACAAAGAGAACGGCGGGAAAGCCGACGCCCTCAACGCGGGCCTCAACTGCGCAACCGGCGAACTCGTGTGCGCCATCGACGCCGACACCCTGATCGAACCCGATGCGTTGCTGCGGATCGTCCGGCCTTTCCTGACCGACGAGAACGTGGTGGCCGCGGGCGGTACCATCCGTGTTGCCAATGGTTCCACGGTGGCCCACGGGCGCGTACTGGACGCGAGGGTTCCCCGGGGACTGCTTGCAGGCTGCCAGACCGTCGAATACCTCCGCTCGTTCCTGTTCGGAAGGCTGGGCTGGAATAACCTCGGCGGGAACCTGATCATCTCGGGCGCGTTCGGTCTGTTTCGCCGGGAATCCGTGCTGGAGGTGGGTGGCTACACTCACGACACAGTCGGTGAGGACATGGAACTCATTGCAGACCTGCGGCGCCGGGGCCAAGACCGCGGGACCGCGAGCCGGGTGGACTTTGTACCCGACCCAGTGGCGTGGACGGAGGTTCCAGAGTCCTGGCGGGTGCTCGGACGGCAGCGCGACCGTTGGCACCGAGGTCTGACCGATGTGCTGCGCCGGCACCGGGGTGTGGTGTTCAATCCGCGATACCGTGCGCTGGGCGTGGTGGTCTACCCCTACTACGTGGTGGTGGAGCTGCTGGGTCCGGTTGTTGAGGCGCTGGGGTTGGTCGCGGTGCCTCTGGGATTGATGCTCGGGGCGGTCGATGTGGCGTTCGCCGCGTTGTTTCTGGCGGTGGCTTATGGCTGGGGGGTGCTGTTGAACGTGGCGGTCATCGCGCTGGAGGAATTGACGTACCGGCGGTACCAACGGTGGTCCGACCTGCTGCTGCTGCTTTTCTGGAGTGTCGTGGAGGGCGTCGGCTACCGCCAGCTCACCGTTTACTGGCGGCTGCTCGGCCTATGGCGCTACGCCCGGGGCAGCAAGGACTGGGGCGTCATGAGCCGGAAAGGCCTCGGGACGCCGGCACGGGTGTGAAAAGGCCCTTGCGGTTCGCGCGCCAGCACAGCTGAGCTGGCCGCCGGCTTCCACACGTGTCCTTGTACCCGTCCGATTGAATTGGTCGCGGTGGTAGTGTCCGGCCATGGGAACCACTCCGGAACCAGCTGACGCCGCCGCCGGCCCTGCCGCGGCATCCGGTGGGAGGAACCGCCGTCGCACCATTGCCATCGCCGTCACTGCCGGGCTGGTGGTTCTCGCCGTGGCCCTTGCCGCGTTCCTGCTGAGCCGGCCGCGCACCGAAACCGCCGCCCCGGCGCAAACCTCCGCCCCGGCACAGGAGACACCGCCCGCCCCCACGCCGACCCCGGATCCGCCGCCCGACGCCCTCAACATTCTCCTGATCGGCAGCGACAGCCGGGTAAACGAACGGGCCATCGCGGCCTCTGGCTCAGCCTCGGACCAGCGCGGGGACGCCCTCGTCTTCATCCACCTCCCGGCGGACCGCCAGCACGTCTAC is drawn from Micrococcaceae bacterium Sec5.8 and contains these coding sequences:
- a CDS encoding ATP-binding protein — translated: MIRILSTLSRVPTAFVRGGCVLVAGVAGLVSWRFADAERRSVQRVLNAAADGVYGVDKAGRIMFVNQLLCELIGIDRADALVGQDHHRALCHSRMVGDAASGTSTENSEIGNPDGCALCAAVGRMAPADGDLCLGGVNQKPLPVGFTSRPLTEAGRYLGTLITVHDLRGPRAADAQHRRVQAERDRLVSVVEDSPNLIVVGRSDGGVEWMNTSGRSMLGIAADEDIRAYTIQDMFSSEELARIEEEDMTALVRAGQWRGERTLLSRTGESIPVDVASHLHLDKNFPAGYYVTEIMRDLRPQLEQGRSLQLSESRLSSAEEIARLGSWVWDFGSDSVKWSRGLYQLYGMQPGSGEESPNTWFATLHPEDHDRVAEICARVAEGGGVLDVVCRSSRADGTQMVVHSRGEIVHEPGAPRVMVGTLLDITEQHAAFAAVQRSEELTRRILESAGEAYLQFSAAGLVTEWNSQAEKTFGWSRAEAIGQPLLSLVLGAGERGSFERLLGLASGSDEARKPTEHFEHPMLHRSGQAFPAEVTTWTTADGENSVFSCTIRDISERHAAERVKNEFISVVGHELRTPLTSIHGALGLLRAGLLGELNPRGKQMVDIAAHNTDRLVRLINDILDIERLNSGQVALEVQATDIAVLAERSMEVMRSMADGAGVHLTLDARPAVHLVDPDRIEQTITNLLSNAIKFSPAGAEVRLVVRMEAGGLTIEVRDQGRGIPAEDLERIFDRFQQVDGSDAREKGGTGLGLAICRTIAEQHGGRIWAESGPGCGATLTMTLPDSYAVGLEAGAEAPSGPKIVVCSEDASVRARIVEMLLPHGYEPIEVTSVARLLDESLQHGPSVILLEQRTPKVANWEAVVGLREHPGTRDIPVVLLSFDGDKFLAESDDLTCVDEPLDTAGLLTAVGEALGKRGMGPKLLLVEDDAGLAAVLTEGFRQLGIEVHHAPTARQALAMCAHIVPDLVVLDLQLPDQDGFAVVAQLRRDARLSSVPLAVYSARDLSESDRKRLRLGKTGFFTKGRVTPDEFEQYVMNLLGHLTDDAKVVTHG
- a CDS encoding response regulator, with translation MDSPRSILLIDDDPSIREVARTVLEMVGGYDVETAASGLEGLKKARTSPPDAIVLDVMMPGLDGPGTFALLQEHPETRDVPVILLTAKTQAADRSRFAALGVAGMLPKPFDPMTLCDQIAGILGWKS
- a CDS encoding response regulator yields the protein MNGAQPGVRIDPTSVIRTIWNNNRDEVLARVAALEDAVAGIVEGRLSPEDRVAAEAQAHKLAGAAGTFGFGRASEAARTLEGILAGTSPIPFDRTLVATDAVVTLRGDLSQDPAPAADATVDHSSKSGPAIPAGQSAAATTAAALLAIAVTGRGRRNQLAAAATDRGFHSVTIGTHSWLPQEGPPPVAALIDLREGDGSLDLIARLAALDPPVPSLALTPSDAPCDRVSAARAGALGFLSAEASADELFSAVQDLLAPPRSPESTALILDHVPAGVSSVRAALEDAGLGVVGLTDPAQFWEVLEEKQPDLVILESGLPGAGGAELCRVLRSDVRWATLPVLLLTADDDAATVAALFNAGADDVMARPFVGTDLAGRVLNRLKRTRALRAAVLAGPDAAALAAGRAARPAAKNDAADYDVDVAVVEDDPLLAELLRHALTTRGYRLRLFTDGQAAAGELTGSPPALRPRVVLLDVDLPVLNGFGVLRQMASTGHLAGTRVIMLTAHSSETEIVNALELGAFDHVAKPFSLPVLMQRVRRALGE
- a CDS encoding HEAT repeat domain-containing protein; translation: MQLHDFLTGVLLAEAVILGAGLSLILGHAVFERVRAARLRPAVRVSIDTLARVLGGDPECPALPRLPLDKAIEVVAQATRSVDDVGRARLAELPAYAELAQRSARWCTSARWPRRLQGVRLLLILGAGEATFPRLLDDPRPEVRSAAAAGAANHPSPHVTARLVRMLSDEALACRITAQGALIRMGSHAVPALISHLAEEAPASLATVLRIASRVHDSTLTGPALAHRHHSDPAVRAAVAQVIASGGGTDGVEALEGSLTDPAAAVRATAADGLGGMGHWPSSPLLAERLGDPAWEVRRAAGLALARLGTPGQLYLQRALHSTDRFAQDMARQVLDRASPGYRAPEPVTPEEFADNKQEIT
- a CDS encoding glycosyltransferase family 2 protein — translated: MILDFVTTVLAGFAWAVFAYFIVVNGCQTALLISATAAMRRHRQRVWQEDRAGLLGSAVTPTISALAPAYNEEANVAESVHALMMLQYPALEVVLINDGSGDSTLDVLIRTFDLYPIHPIFRNQVQSQPVRGLYRSKIHPQLLVVDKENGGKADALNAGLNCATGELVCAIDADTLIEPDALLRIVRPFLTDENVVAAGGTIRVANGSTVAHGRVLDARVPRGLLAGCQTVEYLRSFLFGRLGWNNLGGNLIISGAFGLFRRESVLEVGGYTHDTVGEDMELIADLRRRGQDRGTASRVDFVPDPVAWTEVPESWRVLGRQRDRWHRGLTDVLRRHRGVVFNPRYRALGVVVYPYYVVVELLGPVVEALGLVAVPLGLMLGAVDVAFAALFLAVAYGWGVLLNVAVIALEELTYRRYQRWSDLLLLLFWSVVEGVGYRQLTVYWRLLGLWRYARGSKDWGVMSRKGLGTPARV